The following are encoded in a window of Candidatus Methylomirabilota bacterium genomic DNA:
- a CDS encoding ubiquitin-like protein Pup: MAEQKKKETRPTKPSEGGGEDGGAGSAELSKKGKKIKEELDNLLDEIDDILEENAEEFVKSYVQRGGQ; the protein is encoded by the coding sequence ATGGCTGAGCAGAAGAAAAAGGAAACGAGGCCGACCAAGCCTTCCGAAGGCGGGGGCGAGGACGGCGGAGCGGGCAGTGCCGAGCTGAGCAAGAAGGGCAAGAAGATCAAGGAAGAGCTCGACAACCTGCTCGACGAAATCGACGACATCCTCGAGGAGAACGCCGAGGAGTTCGTCAAGAGCTACGTGCAGCGCGGCGGGCAGTAG
- the dcd gene encoding dCTP deaminase: MIKSDRWIRRMAAEKGMIKPFEDRQVRKGSISYGLSSYGYDIRIADEFKIFTNINTTIVDPKGFDPRSFVDYQGDVALIPPNSFALGRSVEYFKIPRNVLTICVGKSTYARCGIITNVTPFEPEWEGYVTLEISNTTPLPAKIYANEGIAQVLFFESDEACETSYADRQGKYQGQQGIVLPTV, translated from the coding sequence GTGATCAAGAGCGACCGCTGGATCAGGCGGATGGCCGCCGAGAAGGGCATGATCAAGCCCTTCGAGGATCGGCAGGTCCGGAAGGGGTCGATCTCGTACGGCCTGTCGTCCTACGGCTACGACATCCGGATCGCCGACGAGTTCAAGATCTTCACGAACATCAACACCACGATCGTGGATCCGAAGGGCTTCGATCCGCGATCCTTCGTGGACTACCAGGGCGACGTGGCGCTGATCCCGCCGAATTCCTTCGCCCTGGGGCGCTCGGTGGAGTACTTCAAGATCCCGCGCAACGTCCTGACCATCTGCGTGGGGAAGTCCACCTACGCGCGCTGCGGCATCATCACCAACGTGACGCCCTTCGAGCCGGAGTGGGAGGGCTACGTCACGCTGGAGATCAGCAACACCACACCGTTGCCCGCGAAGATCTACGCCAACGAGGGCATCGCGCAGGTCCTGTTCTTTGAATCGGACGAGGCCTGTGAGACGTCATATGCGGACAGGCAGGGGAAGTACCAGGGCCAGCAGGGGATCGTGCTCCCCACCGTCTAG
- the thrB gene encoding homoserine kinase, translating into MRVRVRVPATSANLGPGFDALGLALALHNEVVAEAAAEVTVSIEGEGRGRLDEGAKNLVARAVALAHEVAGRPFHGARLRCINRIPLSRGLGSSAAAWVGGLLAANALMGEPLDREAVLTAAARAEGHPDNVAAALLGGLTVSCADGGRVTAVSLPAPSEVEWVVLLPETESSTRDARAVLPDTVSRSDAVFNVQRVSLLLAALATGRTDLLDQAMQDRLHQPYRQRLFPWMEAIAAAGRRAGGLGCVLSGAGPSMLAAVRQGGGRAVAEAMERALRDVGIAGRAMPLPVDPVGATWERVSET; encoded by the coding sequence ATGCGCGTCCGGGTCCGCGTGCCCGCCACCTCCGCCAATCTCGGGCCGGGATTCGACGCGCTGGGCCTGGCGCTGGCGCTGCACAACGAGGTCGTCGCCGAGGCGGCGGCCGAGGTCACGGTCTCGATCGAGGGCGAGGGCCGGGGGCGTCTGGACGAGGGCGCGAAGAATCTCGTGGCGCGTGCGGTGGCCCTCGCGCACGAGGTCGCGGGCCGGCCGTTTCACGGTGCTCGCCTCCGCTGCATCAACCGGATCCCGCTCAGCCGTGGCCTCGGCTCGAGTGCGGCGGCGTGGGTCGGGGGACTGCTCGCCGCCAACGCGTTGATGGGTGAGCCCCTCGATCGGGAAGCCGTCCTGACCGCGGCGGCCCGGGCCGAGGGCCATCCCGATAACGTCGCCGCCGCGCTGCTGGGCGGGCTCACCGTGTCCTGCGCCGATGGCGGGCGGGTCACGGCGGTCAGCCTTCCCGCGCCGAGCGAGGTGGAGTGGGTGGTGCTCCTGCCCGAAACCGAGAGCTCCACCCGCGACGCCCGCGCGGTCCTGCCCGACACGGTCTCGCGCTCCGACGCGGTGTTCAACGTGCAGCGGGTGAGCCTGCTGCTCGCCGCCCTCGCGACCGGCCGCACGGACCTGCTCGACCAGGCCATGCAGGACCGGCTCCATCAGCCGTATCGCCAGCGCCTGTTCCCGTGGATGGAGGCGATCGCGGCCGCGGGCCGCCGGGCCGGCGGACTCGGCTGCGTCCTGAGCGGCGCGGGGCCCTCGATGCTGGCCGCGGTGCGCCAGGGCGGCGGTCGGGCGGTGGCCGAGGCGATGGAACGGGCCCTGCGGGACGTCGGCATCGCCGGTCGCGCGATGCCGCTGCCCGTCGATCCGGTCGGCGCGACGTGGGAACGGGTGTCGGAGACTTGA